Proteins encoded within one genomic window of Rhododendron vialii isolate Sample 1 chromosome 1a, ASM3025357v1:
- the LOC131329310 gene encoding uncharacterized protein LOC131329310, which yields MEAIDAIPQFAKVLKDLRTSKWRTKSQDKVLLTEQVSSILHADIPIKSNNHGCPTIPITITCQKFDKALLDLGASSVRVPKGVVEDVLIQVGEFLFSIDFIILNTCPIPKVFKKTPIILGRPFLATSNAIMNCKTGQVQMSFGDLKMEDPLEIALTTEEASFLDSPEVGSLMEMLAVEYVCGTAWDVVLELLGATLSKALPSSVQLPKVELKPLPDTLKYAFLKGDDTIPVVISSSLEADQEAKLFALLREHIGTIG from the exons atggaagccattgacgccaTTCCTCAGTTTGCAAAGGTTTTGAAAGATCTGCGTACTTCAAAATGGAGGACTAAaagtcaggacaaagtgctcctaacggagcaagtgagctccattctccatgCCGATATCCCAATCAAGAGTAACAACCatggttgtcccaccatccctataaCTATCACATGCCAGAAGTTCGATAAGGCTCTactggatttaggagcaagt AGTGTGAGAgttccaaagggggtggtggaggatgttctaATCCAGGTGGGCGAGTTCCTTTTTTCAATCGACTTCATTATCCTAAACACATGCCCGATACCGAAGGTCTTCaagaagactcctatcatccttggtCGTCCCTTCTTAGCCACCTCCAATGCCATCATGAATtgtaaaactggacaagtccaaatGTCGTTTGGggatttgaaaatggag gatccTCTAGAGATAGCCTTAACCACTGAGGAGGcgtcattcttagattctccagaggtaggGAGTTTGATGGAGATGCTTGCAGTAGAGTATGTGTGTGGCACCGCTTGGGACGTAGTTCTTGAGCTGCTGGGTGCCACATTGTCTAAAGCTCTCCCATCGTCGGTCCAGCTGCCTAAAGTGGAGTTAAAGCCTCTGCCGGACACTcttaagtatgccttccttaaaggTGATGATACTATTCCGGTGGTGATCTCCTCATCTCTTGAGGcagatcaagaggctaagttatTTGCCTTATTGAGAGAGCACATAGGCACGATAGGCTAG